The Desulfonatronovibrio magnus DNA segment TGCCGAACATATTGTTTGACCTTACCTGCATTACTACGCCGAACACGCAAATTCAGCGTGATTATATCATCATCAGTATGGGGCTTTCTCATGGCTTCCTGCATAAACTACCTCCACCAGCTTTATTTTTCCCTGTATTTCTCTCCAGACAGCCACATAGGTTGGTTTACCCTTCTTCAAATGGCAATGATGTTCCGTACTGGAAAGTTTTGAATAGTTAGGCCAGTCTCCACGGACAGGACCACAAAACTCTATTTCCTGAGTCAGCTGGAACAAAACCTCCCGCACTTTGGCAGGGAGCTTATCCGCCTGTTTTTTAGACTTGCCGGTAAATTCAACTGTCCAGTTCATTGATTCTTTATACCCATATCAGGTATAAAGTCAAGTCTGCTTTTTTCAGCCAGCACCCAATCGCTTCATAGAATACAAACCCTCCACACCACCTACGGGCGTAAATTTCCGTTCATCCTTGGACCCCAGCAAGTGCTTGACCTGGTCAAACACCTCCTGAACAAAGTCCTTGCCCCCGATCACCCCGGAATCAGTAAAATACCGGCATCTATACCTGAACCGGTCAGCTCTGGATATTTTGTAGCCTTTCTTCCTGGCTTTTTCCACGATCTTTGGATCAATTCCTCTTTTCACTGACCCCTGTCCCCTGACTCCTGACTCCTGGCTTTCAGCTGCTCCGGTTTCGTAAACAAACTGCCTGTACTTTCGGACAATCTCCTTGGGATCAAACTCATTCCACTCCTTCATGCCAAAGTCTATGGACAGCAAGCCGTCCTTATTCCCGGTCTGGGTATGGTAGCCAAGAGAACACCAAAGGAAGATAGGTGTCAGGAAACAGGAGTCAGGGAACAGCGGAAAAGAGGTGGTTTAGAATAAAAATCGGTAAGTGAGTTAAGTTTCGCTACTTGTTCAGTAAAAATGAATTAGGGTTATTGATCATGCTCCCCAGCATATTGCCGATTTCTTTACACAGTGAGGTAAGTTCTGCATGTTGCTCATTTTTTATGTATTGACAATCTTTAGCAAAATCAAGAGATGTATCTGTTTCGTTATTTTCACCATCACAATCTGTAAGTTTGCTAATAAAGTGTGCTTCGTAACGTCTCTTGACCCATGCCTCACGCAAATTCAAACACACTGAACGTGATGAACGTCTGATCTGGCTTGTCAGAGCATATCTTTCTTCATCTGGAAATTTTTTGCTGATATCAAATATATGCATAGCCAGCTTGTATGCCTTTTGATAAACGATTAACTCCTTGGCTGACTGCACTCCCATCTTTCTGTCTCCTGTCCCCTGACTCCTGATACCTTCTTCAACGGGCTGTTCTGGAAACAATATGGTATACGCTGGGCTGATTATCCCTAATAAATCTGGCTATTCTTGGCATGGCTGACCTCCGTTAAGGCTTGTGGTTGCTGGGTTGAGAGGAATATAGCGGAATGGGTTAGAAAATGCAACTTAAAGAACCTGTCCCCACTTTCTCACTCATCCTGCTCCCAATTCAGTAAAAAATCAGCATCTGCATCCCCGAATATCTCGCCTGCCATTTTATTTTCCTCCATCTCTTTTTTGCGGCGGATATTTGCCCATTTATTCAGGCGACGAAAATGATTGGAAGAAATTATCTGCGCAAAAGCCAGCTCAAGGCCGGCGCATTCATGCAGAGCAGGCAGATGTTCGGCACTGAGCTTGTGTAGATATGTACGGCCAACTCTTTTGAGCCCTGTATACTCATGCTGCTTGTCCTGCCCAATCTTGATTTTAACAGGCCAGTCAGCAAGAATACCAAGTTTATTCAGGAGCTTGGTGGCTCTGTTCAGGACCAGTCTCTCCTTTTCTATAAGCTTGATGAGCTGCATGATTTTGGTAACATGCGGAGTGAGTTGTCCTTCGTCTGTAAAAATGGGTATTGAGTCTTCTGTGTCTGGTGATACGACGTACTCCTCTTCTATGCATAAGAGGTCGGTTCCTGACTCAGAGTCTCGGACTTTGGCAAATGGATATGGTCTAAGTACCATGGGCAGATAGTCTTCAAGACATTTGCCGCCCGGAGTAAAATAGTGGTTTTCACCTGGTACCAGTGACATCATTAATCTGGGGGCAATATCCTCATCCTGTCCTAAAAAGATTATCGGCAGGTGCGCAGCAGCTCTGGGCAGCTCACTCAGACAGACAGGCATAAATTGATGATGTACTGCCAAAGGAAATATTGTTGGCCGCAGCCAGTTGCTCTGGCCTAAAGTCTGTGGGGAAACGGGTACTAATTTAGAATAAAACATAGTAATCACTTGGGTATTGTTTTCTCATAATCGAGAAGTTCGAAATCTTCATGATAAAAATCCAGAACCATATTCCGGATATTATCATCAAGCAAGGGTTCAAAATCAAAAGGTAGGACTGTTTTGTTGGCTGTTGGTGGCAGACCTTTTAAGTCGTATTTAGCCTGCAGCTGTTC contains these protein-coding regions:
- a CDS encoding type II toxin-antitoxin system RelE family toxin, translated to MNWTVEFTGKSKKQADKLPAKVREVLFQLTQEIEFCGPVRGDWPNYSKLSSTEHHCHLKKGKPTYVAVWREIQGKIKLVEVVYAGSHEKAPY
- a CDS encoding SapC family protein codes for the protein MFYSKLVPVSPQTLGQSNWLRPTIFPLAVHHQFMPVCLSELPRAAAHLPIIFLGQDEDIAPRLMMSLVPGENHYFTPGGKCLEDYLPMVLRPYPFAKVRDSESGTDLLCIEEEYVVSPDTEDSIPIFTDEGQLTPHVTKIMQLIKLIEKERLVLNRATKLLNKLGILADWPVKIKIGQDKQHEYTGLKRVGRTYLHKLSAEHLPALHECAGLELAFAQIISSNHFRRLNKWANIRRKKEMEENKMAGEIFGDADADFLLNWEQDE
- a CDS encoding four helix bundle protein, which codes for MGVQSAKELIVYQKAYKLAMHIFDISKKFPDEERYALTSQIRRSSRSVCLNLREAWVKRRYEAHFISKLTDCDGENNETDTSLDFAKDCQYIKNEQHAELTSLCKEIGNMLGSMINNPNSFLLNK